One window of Arthrobacter oryzae genomic DNA carries:
- a CDS encoding carbohydrate ABC transporter permease has translation MSTTSPHRERPKRTARPAAKALANPGAGRSAGPATAGSARHSQRWLAWIFLAPTILGMGLFTLIPIVASVVLAFFRWDIISAPTFVGFDNFSEVVQDPTVRVSFLNTILFVVVAVAFQLGLALALAIMVQEKMPAWLRVFFRSAFFFPLILSAASVSIFMRYLFNEQFGVVNWFLSLAGIPAVPWLTTPGGSAAVVILVYVWQNFGFSFLLFIGGLASIPVETYEAASIDGATGWRKHLYVTLPLLSPTTLVASVMAIISALQVFDQPYVLTRGGPGDSTRTAVMVIFESAFQRLEFGQASAIGVLLTLIIMAITAAQFRLSKRFVFYQ, from the coding sequence ATGAGCACCACCAGCCCGCACCGGGAGCGGCCGAAGCGGACCGCCCGCCCGGCCGCAAAAGCACTCGCTAATCCGGGCGCCGGCCGATCCGCCGGGCCCGCCACAGCCGGATCAGCCCGGCACAGCCAGCGCTGGCTGGCCTGGATCTTCCTGGCCCCCACCATCCTGGGCATGGGCCTGTTCACCCTGATCCCGATTGTGGCCTCCGTGGTCCTGGCCTTCTTCCGCTGGGACATCATTTCGGCGCCGACCTTCGTGGGCTTCGACAACTTCTCCGAAGTGGTCCAGGACCCCACCGTCCGGGTGTCCTTCCTGAACACAATCCTGTTCGTGGTGGTGGCCGTGGCCTTCCAGTTGGGGCTCGCCCTGGCACTGGCCATCATGGTGCAGGAGAAGATGCCGGCCTGGCTGCGCGTATTCTTCCGCTCCGCCTTCTTCTTCCCGCTCATCCTCTCCGCGGCCTCGGTTTCCATCTTCATGCGGTACCTCTTCAACGAGCAGTTCGGCGTGGTCAACTGGTTCCTGTCCCTCGCGGGCATCCCCGCGGTGCCGTGGCTGACCACGCCGGGCGGGTCCGCCGCCGTCGTGATCCTTGTCTACGTGTGGCAGAACTTCGGGTTCTCCTTCCTGCTGTTCATCGGCGGCCTGGCCTCCATTCCCGTGGAGACATACGAAGCGGCATCGATAGACGGCGCCACCGGCTGGCGCAAGCACCTCTACGTGACGCTGCCGCTGCTGAGCCCCACCACGCTGGTGGCCTCGGTGATGGCGATCATCAGCGCCCTGCAGGTGTTCGACCAGCCCTACGTGCTGACCCGCGGCGGCCCCGGCGACTCCACCCGCACCGCCGTCATGGTCATCTTTGAATCGGCCTTCCAGCGCCTCGAGTTCGGTCAGGCCTCCGCCATCGGTGTGCTTCTCACCCTGATCATCATGGCCATCACGGCCGCGCAGTTCCGGCTCAGCAAACGATTCGTCTTCTACCAGTAA